Genomic segment of Synechococcus sp. A15-28:
CACATTCAGTACCGGTTTCCCCTGGCGGAGATTCCTGATTTCAAACCCCTCATCAAAGCGATCACGCGAGGGGATTGGAGCCTGTGGCGTGACTATCTGGAGGCCATGGCCCGTCACGATGGCGATGTGCTGCTGAGTGCTGAACAGTTCGCCCCTCGCCTCACGCAACGAACGACGCTCCGCCAGCTGAGGCGTTTAGCCCGGGAGAACGGTTATGAGCTGACGGTTGTGATTTTCATCCGATCACAGCTCGATTACATCAACTCCCGTTATGCCTACACGCTGAAGCGTTTTTATCACACAACAACATTCAATGAGTATGTGGAGGAAGTGTTGGCGGGCCGTTTGCCCTCCAGCGGAACATTCACGGGGCCCAATGCCAAACGCAGTGATGTGTTCGACTTCTGGAGTTATTTCTCTGCCCTGCTGAATGAACGAAAGCGGGGACTGGATGTGCGCTTCATTCCCTTTCGCCAGACGGAGCAAGACCCGCTGCGACAACTGCTGAGGACCCTTGATCTCAATCCGGATCTGAACTGGGCCGCCAGCCGTTCAGAGGACCTCAATGCAAGTCCGGGCCCTCGCGCCACCTGGTTGGCACGCCAAGTGGGGCTGCGCCTGGCCCGCCATGGCATCAGCCATCGGGTCATCGAGAATTCCTCTGCGATCGTTCCGCGGGAGCAGAGCTTCCGTCGTTGGAACGATGGCAATTACTGGGGATTCGACAGGGATCTCGCCAGGGTCGTGCGACGGCATTTCAAGGACAACAACAACCGCTTTGCCGAAGCGGTCTGGGGACGGCGCTGGAAGGAGGTGTTCGTTCAGGACAAGACCCTGCTGCAACGCCCGCAAGCGGTGTACGCACCGGAGAGTGCGAGCGAAATGGTGGCGATGCAACGCATCGCTGATCATGTGCTGCTGCGCATCCAGCGACGGCTGCAACCCAGGGCGTTTCACCGATTGCGGGAAGCCGTGGAGCGATTGGGTTCAACCCTGCCGGGAACGATTTAAAAACTGTGGCGGGTCCCGGGATCAGCCCAGAACACCTTGAGTGTGAGCTCTGGTGTTGTGAATTGGATCCCAGCCTCGTCATTGAAGCGCTGATAAGTGACGTTCTGCTTGGACGCTGGAAAGTCAAATTGCAGTCCACCAGGCAAACCAGGGTTCATCACCACGTGAACGTTGCCCTGGGACTGGCTGAACTGACAATTGGCAGCGCTATTGGTCCGCTTCATCACCGGAGACTTCACGTGCAGATGGCAATGCACGCGAGCGGTATCGGCATCAACAGGAGGCGCAGTTCCTAGGAAAAGGGAGCAAACCGTGCCCACAAGCAGCTTGTTTGCGCTCATCAATTAACGCTGCAACAGAACATGGCGGCTGGCGATCCAACTGCCGAACGCGTCATAGCAGCGCTGAATACGCTCCAACCGCTCAGGACAGGGACACCACCAGGCCTCGATGGCAAAGCCGCTGCCAGCCCTGACCTGTTCGGGGGCGCGGAAGGCGCCACCATCAGGGAGCCAGCGCAGGCCTTGCACCATGTCGTTGGTGATCTGCAGTTCATGGGGCGTGATGACAGAATCGACCGCTGAGCGGTCTCGCTCCAGCAACGTCTGCTGTCCACACCAATCGCCCAGAAGCTGCTCCGCCGTCAGGGGAGGTGCTTCATGGGCATGGACACCGGCACGGTGTTCGCGAATCAGAACCGGGTGATCAAAGCGACCGCTTCCATCCCAGAGCAACACCAGGCGATGGCGGCGATCTCGCCAGAGGAATCCGAATTCGGCATAGGGCCTGGACCAGGAGGAGATGAACAGGGAACCCCGTGAAAAGCTGCCGCTGGAGAAGAAACCCAGCTCAGAATCCACCTGATGGAAGGACTGAGCGATCCGCTTCACCGGATCGCCCTGACGTTGGCCATCGAGAGCATCAGGCCAGAACAGCAACTCCAGCTCCACAAGGGCGTCGTCCCCCGCAAGGGTGAGTTGCGATGGCTGCCGCCGTCTCAACTCCAGACTCCGGTCCAGCGTGTCGAAGCTGCCCTGCCAGATGCCGCGGTTGAGCAAAAAGTGACTCCATTGGCGTGACGTCACAACCAGCAAGCAAAACCAGGGTCGACAACCTATCCAGCACCAGCCGATGGAGCGTGGCTGCAACAAAAAACCCCGCCCGGCAAACCGGACGGGGTGAATACGAGGAACGACTCGTGAATCAGACGGTTGGACGGATATGAATCAACCGAACTTGCCTGAAGTGGAGGCGATCAGGAAGGCGGCGTACGTGAGCACGTAACCAACCGAGAAGTGGGCGAGACCCACAACACGAGCCTGAACGATCGAGAGAGCCACAGGCTTGTCGCGCCAGCCCATCATGTTGGCGATGGGGCTGCGCTGATGCGCCCAGACGATGGTCTCGATCAGTTCCTGCCAGTAACCGCGCCAGGAGATCAGGAACATGAAACCGGTGGCCCACACCAGGTGACCGAACAGGAACATCCAGGCCCAGACGGCCAGGTTGTTGCTGCCGAACGGGTTGTAGCCGTTGATCAGCTGGGAGGAGTTGAGCCAGAGGTAGTCGCGGAACCAGCCCATCAGGTAGGTGCTGGATTCGTTGAACTGAGCCACGTTGCCGGACCAGATGGCCAGGTGCTTCCAGTGCCAATAGAAGGTGACCCAACCCACGGTGTTCAGGGCCCAGAAGACAGCCAGATAGAAGGCGTCCCAGGCTGAGATGTCGCAGGTGCCGCCACGGCCGGGGCCGTCGCAGGGGAAGGAGTAGCCGAAGTCCTTCTTGTCAGGCATCAGCTTGGAGCCGCGAGCATCCAGGGCACCCTTCACAAGGATCAGGGTGGTGGTGTGCAGACCCAGAGCGATGGCGTGGTGGACCAGGAAGTCACCAGGGCCGATGGGCAGGAACACGTCGGTGTTGCCGTTGATGGCATCCAGCCAGTAGTGCTCGCCGGGGATGTTCTGCGCAGCGAGGCTGGCGGAACTGGAGGCGTTGGAGAGCAGCACGTCCATGCCGTACATGGCCTTACCAGAGGCGGCCTGCACGAACTGGGCGAACACGGGCTCCACCAGGATCTGCTTCTCGGGGGTACCGAAGGAGACGACCACATC
This window contains:
- a CDS encoding DUF3598 family protein codes for the protein MTSRQWSHFLLNRGIWQGSFDTLDRSLELRRRQPSQLTLAGDDALVELELLFWPDALDGQRQGDPVKRIAQSFHQVDSELGFFSSGSFSRGSLFISSWSRPYAEFGFLWRDRRHRLVLLWDGSGRFDHPVLIREHRAGVHAHEAPPLTAEQLLGDWCGQQTLLERDRSAVDSVITPHELQITNDMVQGLRWLPDGGAFRAPEQVRAGSGFAIEAWWCPCPERLERIQRCYDAFGSWIASRHVLLQR